The sequence ATGCCCTTCCATTCATCTTTCCTGCCCTGTTCCCCCTCAAACACATGCCCCACTGCCTTGCCAATCAGGGAATCTGCGAGGCGCGAATCAATGCGAGGAGTTGGCACTCTCTCAGGAAGGATCTCTAGTGCTAAAACTCTCTTATCTCGGTGCAGTTCTAGTCCATACACACTATCTTTGCCATCATATTTGATGATGTAGAGAGTGGGCTTCACAGAAACCTGCTCGAGCACTGTCCCCTTCCATTGCTCCACCGGCTCGTTGCCTTCCTTCCAGCCGTGTTGAATGCGGCAGCCTACGATGTTCCTACGAGTGAGGAAAGTGGGCTTGCGCCGCTGCTTCCTGTGGGTGTGCCTTTTCTTCATCAGGTACGCAGACACACCATCTACACCCATTGGAggcacagttgggggcgacatggTTCGGGGTTTAAGGAGGCTTTGGCAAAGCTGCCACTTGCCCGATTAAGCTGAGAAAAAGCCAACACCATCCAATAGGAAATCTTTTTTCGTGATCTCTGACTCTCTTCACTAAGCACAAGGATTTCACCAGTGCTTGGTAGAAACGCTCTAACTCTAACCTTGGGTACTGGGACTGCGTGGGCCTCTGGATACTGTTCTCTCCCGCCCAGGAGGGGTGTCTGCAGCAGTGGCGGTTGCCGCAGGAGATGGCGCGCTAGCTGTGCTGCCCGCGCCTAGCTCCCGCCCAGACTCCCAACCCCAAGTCCCGAAATGACCACTTAGCTGTTATCGATGGTGCTGCAGTTTTGAAACGGCGATGCCGAAGGAGACCGTTGGAAACGCAGGAAAGGGATGAGAAGGATGGCTGCAACAGCAAAGGCGCCGGCGGCGAGGGGTCTCTGACGAGTCCCAGAGGCCTTGACTTCGTTGTGCTGCACTGTTCGGCCTAGCTCCGGCGCCAGGGCTTTTGCCGCTTAGAAACTGGACCCCTCGGAGCCCGCCTgcgcctcggccccgccccccgccttcccccacTCCCGCTCCTCACGCAGCCGCAGGGGCCGCAGCGGGGCGGGTCAATGCGCGCAAACGTTCAGTCCACTGAGTTTCAGGCGCTGGCTCCTTCATTTCCTCACGTGCCCCACGACTGCTTCCCTCAAACCGGAGCCAGACTGGccggctcccctcctccctttctttggCCTCCTGTCGCCGGTCTGCCTCCTCCACAGCAGCACCATCTGCTTTCTATCTTCCAGGAATTCTTCACAAAgcctttacttaaaaaaataataataataacattcaaCACACTAAGTTTGTacatacatattattttctttcacttaaagGGATATGAGACTAGAGAAGGAAAAGCCTGTGTACAGTCCACCATCTTGTGCCAAATTAtcctttatattttctatctgaTCATTCGGTAATGCTTTttcaataatctttttttttttctgaatgtaaaAGAAATGCAGACATTGTGGAGCTGTACTACAAATCAGTAAGAGACAAAACTATCCCCAGTATCCTTAATCTTACCATCTAGA comes from Eptesicus fuscus isolate TK198812 chromosome 1, DD_ASM_mEF_20220401, whole genome shotgun sequence and encodes:
- the SPIN4 gene encoding spindlin-4, whose translation is MSPPTVPPMGVDGVSAYLMKKRHTHRKQRRKPTFLTRRNIVGCRIQHGWKEGNEPVEQWKGTVLEQVSVKPTLYIIKYDGKDSVYGLELHRDKRVLALEILPERVPTPRIDSRLADSLIGKAVGHVFEGEQGRKDEWKGMVLARAPVMDTWFYITYEKDPVLYMYTLLDDYKDGDLRIIPDSNYYFPTAEREPGEVIDSLVGKQVEHAKDDGSKRTGIFIHQVVAKPSVYFIKFDDDIHIYVYGLVKTP